The region TTGCTTCTGTTGAGGGCCAGTGATTTGCTACTGTTGATATTGAGGATCTGCTGCTGTTGCTTCTATTGAGGGCCAATGATCTGCTGTTGTTTCTTCTGCTGAGGATCTGCTATCGAAGGGAAGGAGCTACAGTTGAGGATCTGCTACTGTTGCCAGGGGACAAGCCGGCAAGGAGCACCGAGCCTGGAGGTGGTCACGCATGAGAGGAGCTCCTGATCTTCTCCCCTGGCCCccggcgagctggaccttctggcGACACGGGGAAGAAGGGAGGTGGTTCTGGGCGAGCTTAAGCTTGCCGGCGAAGTGCTGCTGGGGCCGGCGGCCGGCGAGGTGCCCTCCTGGGGCCGGCAGCGAGGTTCCTGGATGAGCAGGAAGCTGGGCAGGGAGGAGGAGATCCTGGGCGGAGGAGAATCTGGGCGAGGTGGGAAGGGAGGAGATCCTGGCGAGGAGAATCTGGGCGAGGTGGGAAGGGAGAAGCTGGGCGGCGAGGTGTGCGGTGAGCCGGCGACGCGCTGGGAGGCGACGCACTTGGCGAAGCGATCCCGATGGTTTTTGAATTTCAAATTGATCGAAGGGTATTGTTGTCCATTAGCGATTTTTGGGGCTGTCGGAAATCTCCTTCCGcgccttacaaaagtgaacggagggagacgttcccgtcgatgacgaggtgcctacggtgacttcgtaaattttaagATGATATGCTGGCTCAGTCTTTCGAAGATGCTCATAGAGATAGGGATGAATGTATGCGTATGTATATAAACACTTGCTGTACTGTATTAAAAAATATTATCTGTCTTTTATTACCTACTTATTTTCGAGCGCACATATGTGCATGAATCACGACGCGGTTTACTCCAAGCAGAGCATTTCTGCTCAATCACAGTGCACGAGGTCTCGGAAAACGCGGCGTGTTCGCTCGACCAGCGCGCGTTGTTTAATTAATAGTACTACCTCCGTGAATAAGTCATTCGTGTAATTCTAGatgacgatttaactatctaaatatgtattatatgtgacaaaaaatatatatttagaaattaCATTcatgtagaaatctagtgatatacttttcatgacatataacacatatttaattgctCAAATCGATGATCTAGAACTATGCAAATCACTTATTCCtccagacggaggtagtactaataATTAATTAGGAGAAAAGGATAAAACAAAAGAGATGCGGGCCAACATTTTACTACTCCCTACTCCACTGCCAACAAAACCTCCACTGCCATTGTCTGCAATGGCGTCTCGGCCTTTCCCACGGGAGTCCCCTCGCTCCCGGCCTCCTAGCTCTAGCTCTCTCTCCGCCTCCGTTCAAATGGGATCCTCGCCTGCGCCTTCGCCTTCGCCTTCGACTTCGCCGCCGATGCCGATGATAGGGAGGGCCGGCAACCTCACCGTCTTCATcacgccgccgtcgccggccaGCACCCCGCGCTCCTCGCGCCCgtccgactccccaaggccggacTTCTCCACCCCTACCTCCCGCACGGGTACGGCACCGCCTCCGCCGCAGAAGAGCGCTAGCCCGCCCGCGCCGCCGGTCAAGTTCTCGCCCCctgcaccgcccgtgaaggtgtcCCTGCCTCCTGTGCAGGTGCCCCCGCCGCAGTACGGAAAGGCTTCTGCGGGGGGCAAGCACGACGGATCGGTGTTCGGCTTCTTATGGGACGCCGTCGCGCGCGTGCAGGAAGGTGATGGGGGAAAACATTTTCGTCAACTCAATTGCATCTCAGTTTTCTCTTCACATTTCCTGGATTGCGTGTTCTGATGCGCGGGATTCTTCTGGGTTGCCGCAGCGCACGCGAGCCTGGACGAGTACGTCGCCAACTGGTTCGGATTGGATCAGTCTAAGTACCAGTGGGCTCTCAACGACTACTACGATACCACCGGCAAGGTTCGTGCTTTTCGATTTCTCCTCTGCAGTTTCCCTCTAGCTTTGAGGAATCGGATTCCATGCGTGTCCACTTGGTTCTCTTTTTCATTCATGTTCTTAACTGGATCTGCGACTGCATGTGAGAACAATTTGAGAGTAGagtttcatactccctccgttcggaattacttgtctcgggaatggatgtatatagaactaaaatacgtctagatacatccattttcacgacaagtaattccgaacggagggagtacgtactaaTTTTGCAGTCTTTataattatgataattattgtgatgaagaTTTGGTGGGTGAATTGCATCTGTGGTTGCGCTGCTCTTGTTATCAGTTGAGGTTCAAGTGTTGATTAGGCAGTACTGGTTCCTAGTGCTTACTGCAAAACTAAAGTCAATCTCATCTTGTTATAGTATCTGTAAAGCTGGAAAAGGAAGATAGAAACACAAGGCAAGAATAGATGCCTAATCACACCTTTTAGCTCCTATAGAAATGATGAAGAATTTCCCTGGGCACAAAATGTGCACTAGGCTTGTCATATGTCTAGAGTAGCATACTTTCACTTTGAAGCTTTTGTAAAGTTGTtcccttgttctagctttgagtgcaCCGGCTGTTTGAATTGATTATAGCCTCTCAACATACTTGTGTCCGCCTTATGTTTATTCTTGACAATCATCACTGGCAAGCAGGTGAAATAACAGACCTTGTCTTTGCTGTTATGTTATTTGCATCATTCAAGTGCTCATGTCATTAATCTAATTCTACCCTTTAACCTTTAACCATATGTTCAAACGCAGAAATGGCACTAGAGTGATAGGAGGTTTGATTGGGGATTGGAGAGAAACAAGCATAATACTACTAGCGTGTTACTACAGTTGAAAATAGTTGTCTTTGGTACCATACTTGATGTGTAATTAGTGTATCTATACTTGCGTCATTTCATACTTTGGCCTATATATTGCATAATTTCACATTCATAATACAATTTGGGGTTGAAGGTGGTTGGCGTTAGATTTTGTAATGGTTGGAGTATTTCTAATTGTAGGAGATGTCATCATGTTACAATAATGATATAGCGAATTGGTAGAAGCCTTAGGTCGTTACAAATATAATATTCAGAAAGGATTTGTTGAACCTTTTACCATGGAGATAGTGTTACTATGCCCTCCAGTTCAAAAGGGTAAGTTGTAATGTAATATACTTAAAGTCTCCGTTACTATAATACTTTGAAGGCAAGACACGATATAAATGTTTAAAAAGATATCGATAGCCAGAGTGCACATAATCTAAGAGCATCTACATCCGGATCCCTCAAATTCCCCTATAGGTCCGGGCGGACGGCCCTGTCACTGCCCGGTCACGAAATTGCCACCCAACTGGACCCCTCAAAACCCCCCATACGCCCAGGCTGTCCGGCACCCCCCAAACCCAGCCCGTATGTGGGACGGATATGGGGAGACCCTGTCGCGTTCGCCACGTCAGACTGGCCCACCCTAAACCCACAAATATGCGCCCCTAGCCGCATcccggaccaaaccctagccactcgaCTCCACTTCCAATCCGCTTCCCCCAGCTCCTCTCCAGCATGGCGGGCATCGGATCTGAGTCCGGCAACTCTGGATCCGACGGGTGACGGATCTGAGTCTGGCAACTCCGGATCCATCGACTGGGACCTCGTCCCATGCAAGGAAGAGGAGTTGGCTGTCCAGCTGGTTGTCCGCTGTTCTAGGGAGGAAACCCGTGCTCCGCCATCAGAGTCACTTGGTGGGAATCCATTGCATCCGCGCAAGTGGGGCCTGTATCCGGCAGCTTGGGGCGCATGACCGCGGCAGAACCGGAGGCGACGAGCAGCGGCTGGAGGTACCCGCGCGCCTAACCGGACGGCTCCGGGCTGGCAACACAACCCTTGTGGTGGAGCCTCGCCCCCGTGACGTCGGGCTCTAAGTCCAAGGTCAACGCCGTCATACGGCACGACTACTGATGCGTCAAGGAGCGGCGTGCCCGCCGTACGAGGGAGAAGTTGCGCCATGCTGCAAAGGACAAGAGCGTTGATGCCCTCCATGCCTGCATCCTGGCAAAGCGGCAAGCCCAGACGGCGTGCTCTCGCACTGGAGCAAACCCGGGCACTNNNNNNNNNNNNNNNNNNNNNNNNNNNNNNNNNNNNNNNNNNNNNNNNNNNNNNNNNNNNNNNNNNNNNNNNNNNNNNNNNNNNNNNNNNNNNNNNNNNNNNNNNNNNNNNNNNNNNNNNNNNNNNNNNNNNNNNNNNNNNNNNNNNNNNNNNNNNNNNNNNNNNNNNNNNNNNNNNNNNNNNNNNNNNNNNNNNNNNNNNNNNNNNNNNNNNNNNNNNNNNNNNNNNNNNNNNNNNNNNNNNNNNNNNNNNNNNNNNNNNNNNNNNNNNNNNNNNNNNNNNNNNNNNNNNNNNNNNNNNNNNNNNNNNNNNNNNNNNNNNNNNNNNNNNNNNNNNNNNNNNNNNNNNNNNNNNNNNNNNNNNNNNNNNNNNNNNNNNNNNNNNNNNNNNNNNNNNNNNNNNNNNNNNNNNNNNNNNNNNNNNNNNNNNNNNNNNNNNNNNNNNNNNNNNNNNNNNNNNNNNNNNNNNNNNNNNNNNNNNNNNNNNNNNNNNNNNNNNNNNNNNNNNNNNNNNNNNNNNNNNNNNNNNNNNNNNNNNNNNNNNNNNNNNNNNNNNNNNNNNNNNNNNNNNNNNNNNNNNNNNNNNNNNNNNNNNNNNNNNNNNNNNNNNNNNNNNNNNNNNNNNNNNNNNNNNNNNNNNNNNNNNNNNNNNNNNNNNNNNNNNNNNNNNNNNNNNNNNNNNNNNNNNNNNNNNNNNNNNNNNNNNNNNNNNNNNNNNNNNNNNNNNNNNNNNNNNNNNNNNNNNNNNNNNNNNNNNNNNNNNNNNNNNNNNNNNNNNNNNNNNNNNNNNNNNNNNNNNNNNNNNNNNNNNNNNNNNNNNNNNNNNNNNNNNNNNNNNNNNNNNNNNNNNNNNNNNNNNNNNNNNNNNNNNNNNNNNTTTGTGAGTTGCGGTTGTAGATGCTGTAAACTATTTATTTCTGTGGATGGGAGGGAATATGGTGCAGCATTTCTGTTTCAAAATAAAATCATCCTCAAACCTAGCTATTTTAATATTGTCAAGGCTTAAAGAAAATTGTTGCTTAGATTAGCGGAAATGGGTATATGAAAATATATTCAATGGTGCCCTTTATTGTATCTCTTGGCACTTAGAGCATTGTAAGGCATGGTATGCAAACACATTCTTATGGCTTCTGCAACTGGATTAGCTATATCTAGTGATGAATGCATGTGTGCATTCAGTTCCAGTGATCCGGTCTAACTTCCACTGTCACACACCCCATGCCCCACGGTTCTATCTGCCCCATTGAACTTGGGTTCTGTAGCTGCAATTTAGAAGAATGCTGGATATGATTTACAGTGTAAATATTATTTGATATAAGAATAGGGTTACTAGTTTCCCATCTAGGATTCTTTTTTTTTTTATCGACTTGATGAATGCGTTCTTCAGGGTTATCAGCCCTTGTGTCTCCAAATCATACCTCCATGCATATGCGGAAGCAATTTCTCAaggggtgtcactcagacgccctgtGGCTGTGGAGTTGTATTTTTTAACCCACTTGTTGCTCCATTCAGTAAAATCTGATCATTTATTACTTGGACCAAATCAGTGAGATGCTTATTTCAATGGACAAAGGTTACATGTTGCATCTTTCTGATGTCGCTGTAGGAAGTGGAATATGGCAAAGCTGGGAAGCCAAAGGagcttactactactactactactactaataaAGTGCAGAAAGTTTAGAAGGTTGGTCCATATGGTTAAACATTCACTCCTTTTTGTTTCTCatccttcttttttctttttgctgaTCGGCTGCATGTTTAATCCTGTTGGCAGCAAACTTCATTCCAGGTTGTGTGTGTAGTGAAGCGAAGTTCTATTTGTTAGATCTTGTCATTGGGGCTTCAAGAGTTTTTGCCTCTTTATCTACCTGATGAAGTAGGGTCTACATTTGACACAAGGGGCACTTGGATCATCGAGAGTCTGAAGttattgttttttgttggctccttTCAGGGTCTGCTGTAATCTGAGACGCAAATTGCGTATTTGCAGTGGCTAAATGTTGCAGTTCAACATCTTATCACATTGTCTTGCATTGCATATCGATTGCACGGCATAAATTTCCCTCATCATAACACTTTACCCCTGCTGGGTCTGGATCCCCTCGGCGAGTGATCATATCTCATTGCATATACTTGTCCTAAATGACCCTTTTTAGTGCTCACTTTACTTCTCTCTCACAAAACTTATTGAGCTCCTTTTCGGTACACCCCCTCACTAAACACGTATAATAAGGGCAGTATGGCCTTTCCACAAGAACGTATACCCacttctctttatttttttttgaGAAGGAAAAACGTATACCCACTTCTGTATGGTCTTCCGGGACGAGCGGTATGTACATGTAGAAGTTTGCCCACCTGatccgccggcaccaccttgtctaTGAAGATGTTTCTATTCGTTCACAGAAAAAGTGTCCCGATGGCTGGCCCCATAGGGCGGCCGTGCCAGAACACAAGGGGTAAGAGCAACTCCCATGGGGTGGGGTGACCCATTTCGTCCGCttggcgtccgtttgggtcggcgcggacacaaaagtcggcccaacgcgccgacccaaacggacgcgcgtccgcctGCTGACCCGTTCCCGgtccatttttgagccggatttgcgtcggcgcggacacgagagGGACGCGCGCGCTCGTCTACTCCTCTCCCCAGACCCGTCGGTCGGTGGCAGCCACTACCATTTCTCCTCATTTTCCTCCAAAAACCCTCCCGCCCGCGCTCTCCCGCCCCACACCCCGCCATGAAGGACACcatcgacctcgacgccgccgccggcctcgcctccctcgcctcgtccggtgcccccgcccccgtcgggaaaggcaagcctcgtgccccTTGCAAGACCGCTGCCGCGGCCAAGCCAAAGAAGCCGCTGACGCCCGCACAACGGGCAAGGGAGTCGACCAAGAGGAAGGACCGGAGGCACGCCGCAGACGCGAGGGATGAGGCTGCCGCGcaggccgccgttgccgccgccgcGCAGCAGGAGGTCACCAACGCCCACGTCAcggcggcaacgagggaggcgctctacatgctaGGGTTAAACCCTGGCTAGCACGGCCTCCTCAACGCCACCGTCGCCGCGACCAGCACCGGCTCATCGGTGTTTCCTCGGATGATGCTGCCAGACTCGCCCCGCACATCGGCTTGCAACCCGGTGCCCGGCTTCCACGTAtacccgcaggcctcccgcctctccggGGGGTGCTCGCCCGATGTGAGCATGGTCGCCCCTtccacgcccgcgcccgcgcccatcgacctcaacgccaccccgGTGGCCGGTGGCTCGTCATCCGGTGGcgcgaggtgatacgtctccaacgtatctataatttttattgtttcatgctattatattaactgttttggatacttaatgggatttaatatgctcttttatattatttttgagactaacctattaaccggaggcctagtgctagtttctgttctttttgcctattttagagttatgcagaaaaggaataccaaacggagtccaaacggaatgaaaccttcgtgaggatctttcTTTGACCGAAAGCAATCaagaagacttggagtcgaagtctggaactccacgaggaagccacgaggcaggagggcacgcccaggaggggtaggcgtgcccccatccccgtgggcccctcgtagctccaccgacgtacttctttcgcctatatatacccttcTACCCTAGAACATCAGGGagtgccacgaaaccacttttccaccgccgcaaccttctatagccATGAGATACCATCTGGGGGCCTTTtttggcgatctgccggagggggaatcgatcacggagggcttctacatcaacaccattgcctctccgatgaagcgtgagtagtttaccacagaccttcgggtccatagttattagttagatggcttcttctctctctttggttctcaatacaaagttctcctcgatgttcttggaaatctattcgatgtaatactcttttgcggtgtgtttgccaagatccgatgaattgtggatttatgaacaagattatctatgaatattatttggttcttctctgaattcttatatgcatgatttgatatctttgcaaagtctcttcgaattatcggtttagtttggcctactagattgatccttcttgcattgggagaagtgcttagctttgggttcaatcttacggtgtcctttcccagtgacaataggagcagcaaggcacgtattgtattgttgccatcaaggataaaaagatggggtttatatcatattgcttgagtttatccctctacatcatatcatcttgcttaatgcgtcactccgttcttatgaacttaatactctagatgcatgctggatagcggtcgatgtgtggagtaatagtagtagatgcagaatcgtttcgatctacttgacatagacgtgatgcctatattcatgatcattgccttagatatcttcataaccatgcgcttttatatcaattgcttggcagtaatttattcacccaccgtaatacatgctatcttgagagaagccactagtgaaacctatggcccccgagtctctttcctattatattacatctcttttgtttacatcgcatctcgcttagtattttgcaatctttactttccaatctatacaacaaaaatactaaaaatatttactttactatctctattagatctcacttttgcgagtgaccatgaacggattgacaacccctttatcgcgttggttgcaaggttcttgattgtttgtgcaggtactaggtgacttgtgcgttgtctcctactggattgataccttggttctcaaaactgagggaaatagttacgctactttgctgcatcaccctttcctcttcaaggggaaaccaacgcatgctaaagaggtagcaagaaggatttctggcaccgttgccggtgagatctacgccaagtcaagacataccaagtacccatcataaactcttctccctcgcattacattatttgccattcacctctcgttttcctctcccccacttctaaaacgattttcgaaaacctttgccttttcctcgcccctcttccgttcgcctcttttcgcttgcttcttgtgcgtCCGTGTGTTAGACCGTTTGTTTCgccttcatggctagtcctcctatcattgttaatactcccgataatgaagttcaTAATTTAtaacaaagggaaggagaaaatctaaaagatgcttggtatagaatttgcaatgctcaaaatagatctactagaaagcaatccacttctgttcttcttcgcgatttttacgtaggcatcactccttggaataaatatgttcttgacaccattaccggagggaatttcttggaaagccatacttttgattcttataatgctatgatagatttgttagtcccaccacctcttttggtcaatggaactattttaactttggaacatgtgatgcaaaggcttgatattattgaaaataaaattgccactgtagagttaatcaaaaatttggataaaaacaTCCACAACCaaaccaatatggatctaaggtaggagttactctgaaaatcttatggagaagaaacccatagttaatgagaagatagatcaagattccactagaattgagaaactcgaagatattattaccaacttggggtctGCTTTTTCTGCCGTTAAAAATACCTCAAATCctcctcctaccaaagttgccaagtttatCTACGTTCCTAAAAAcatgggtgaatcttctagtaaggaaaatgaagacctcaaatcaataagtgttcaccccaacttttttgatatcgttaaggaaccttttgctacaaatgaatttcttgatttcttgcctacgagtttgatcattaacaaaaccaaagaacctcctaagggttatgtgtgtgttcaattgaagaatttcataccaaagatggcaatacctagatctattcttgtttttatgcctagctaggggcgttaaacgatagcgcttgttgggaggcaacccaattttatttttgttctttgctttttgctcccgtttagtaataaataattcatctagcttctgtttagatgtggttttatgtttttattagtgtttgtgccaagtagaacctttgggaagacttgggtgaagtctttgcaatcttgctgtaaaaaacagaaacttttgtgctcacgagattagctgccatttttttttactggaaagtgcttttaggttgattctttttgcagatgattaatagaaaaattcctcacgtccaccaatgtatttaagaatttttggagttacataagtactcGAACaaatcagattgctacagattgttctgtttttgacagattctgtttttcgtgtgttgtttgcttatttatatgaatctgtgagtagtatcggggggtatgaaccatagagaagttggaatatagtaggtttaacaccaatataaataaagaatgagttcattacaatacgttaaagtggtggtttattttcttatactaacagagctcatgagattttgtgttgaacttttgtgttgtgaagttttcaagtttttaggtaaagatttgatggattttggaataaggagtggcaagagcctaagcttggggatgctcaagccacccaaaggtaaaattcaaggacaaccaaaagcctaagcttgtggatgccccggaaggcatcccctctttcttcttcgtctattggtaactttacttgaggctatatttttattcaccgcatgatatgtgttttgcttggagtgccttgtatgatttgagtctttgatttttagtttaccacaaccatccttgctgtacacaccttgtggtagagacacgcatgaatcggaatctattagaatactctatgtgcttcacttatatcttttgagctagataattttgctctagtgcttcacttatatctttttagagcacggtggtggttttattttatagaaattattggtctctcatgcttcacttatattattttgagagtattttagaacagcatggtaatttggtctagctataaaactagtcctaatatgatgggcatccaagatgggtataataaaaactttcatataaagtgcgttgaatactatgagaagtttgatgcttgttgATTGTTTTGAgatttgaggatggtgatattagagtcatgctagtagagtaattgtgaatttgagaaatacttgtgttgaggtttgcaagtcccgtagcatgcacgtatggtaacctttgtgtaacaaatttgaagcatgaggtgtttctttgattgtcttccttatgtgtggaggtcaggatcgcgcgatggttaactcctaccaacccttcccctaggagcatgtgtgtagtgcttggttttgatgacttgtagatttttgcaacaagtatatgagttctttatgactaatgctgagtccatggattatacgcactctcaccctttcaccgttgctagcctctctagtaccgcgcaacttttgatggtaccataaacccaccatttaccttcctcaaaacagccaccatacctacctattatggtattttgatacgtctccgtcgtatcaacttttccaaacacttttgcccttgttttggactctaacttgtatgatttgaatggaactaacccggactgacgctgttttcagcagaattgccatggtgttgttttatgtgcagaaaataaaagttctcggaatgacccgaaacttcacggaacaccttagaaaaaacaataaaaaatcctcacaaaagatgaagaccagggggcccacaccctactcacgagggtgggggcgccccctgggcgcccccctacctcgtgggccccctggtggccctccgacgccaactccaactccatatattggctttcggggagaaaaaaatcagagagaagaaataatcgcgttttacgatacggagccgccgccaagctaatctctctcgggagggctgatctggagtccattcggggctccggagagggggattcgtcgccgtcgtcatcatcaaccatcctccatcaccaatttcatgatgctcaccgctgtgcgtgagtaattgcatcgtagtcttgctggatggtgatgggttggatgagatttatcatgtaatcgagttagttttgttagggtttgatccctagtatccactatgttctgagattgatgttgctatgactttgctatgcttagtgcttgtcactagggcccgagtgccatgatttcagatctgaacctattatgttttcatgaatatatgtgtgttcttgatcctatcttgcaagtctatagtcacctactatgtgttatgatccggcaaccctgaagtgacaataatcgggaccactcccggtgatgaccatagtttgaggagttcatgtattcactatgtgctaatgctttgttccggttctctattaaaaggaggccttaatatcccttagtttccaataagaccccgctgccacgggagggtaggacaaaagatgtcatgcaagttcttttccataagcacatatgactatatacagaatacatgtctacattacattgatgaactggagctagttctgtgtcaccctatgttatgactgttacatgacgaaccgcatcccgaataattatccatcactaatcggtgcctatgagttttccatatactggttctcgcttatttacttttccgttgctactgttacaatcactacaaaataccaaaaacattacctttgctgtctttacttttgttaccattaccaccactatcatattactttgctactaaacactttgttccagatactaagtttccaggtgtggttgaattgacaactcagctgctaatacttgagaatattctttggatccccttgtgtcgaatcaataaatttgggttgaatactctaccctcgaaaacatttgcgatcccctatacttttgggttatcaagacctttttctggcgccgttgccggggagcatagctctattctttgagtcacttgggatttatatctgctggacactatgaagaacttgaaagatgatcgaactactatttttccctcaactacgaggggaggtaaggaactgccatctagccttgcactagattctccttctgttatgagtaagctagcgacacctaaacctgctactcctatgaattctgatatgtcgcatgttattgatgatgccacttctgctatgtatgatacttatgatggaactacttctatgcttgatactactgtgccccttggtgaatttcttgatgagcacattgctaggtctagagaaagagaaattattgcacctgaatacgatgatattagtgatgatgaaaatatgcatgctattcctgagggttatctttttgatgctgaatcttctgtagctattcttgcttgccaggatagatacgaacttaagaggttgcttattaaatggagtaa is a window of Triticum dicoccoides isolate Atlit2015 ecotype Zavitan chromosome 2B, WEW_v2.0, whole genome shotgun sequence DNA encoding:
- the LOC119363500 gene encoding formin-like protein 16 → MASRPFPRESPRSRPPSSSSLSASVQMGSSPAPSPSPSTSPPMPMIGRAGNLTVFITPPSPASTPRSSRPSDSPRPDFSTPTSRTGTAPPPPQKSASPPAPPVKFSPPAPPVKVSLPPVQVPPPQYGKASAGGKHDGSVFGFLWDAVARVQEAHASLDEYVANWFGLDQSKYQWALNDYYDTTGKEVEYGKAGKPKELTTTTTTTNKVQKV